The nucleotide sequence ATGAATAACTGTTGTCATATTATGGAGAGGAGATACTTCCTGAATAGACAATATACTGTTAATATCAGAAATTTCTAGCAAACCTCAGAAAAGATCTTTTCTCCACAGAGCATCACATATTTAAGGAATCCTCCCTCCTGCCCTGAGCATGCTAATCTTCTTGAAATAATTATCCTACCATCACCATCTTTATTTGTCAAAGCTACCAATATGTCAACTAATGCCTGAAAACTGGATGGGCTGCTGTGCCCTTCACTGCTTCCATCTCCATTTGTGAGTGGTGAGCCATTGTGTAAACTAGCTGCTTTATCCCCATAGCCACTGACCTGACAGAGCATGTATAAACTGATCCTAAACCCAGagaatgcaaaagaaaaaaaaaaggttgaaagGAATTCAGCGGGACAAGGAAGTATAGATAACTTGATATAGCATTTGTGAGTAGGAGAATGCAATTACCTTGTAAATGATATTGCTTTCCTTGATATATCGTAACAATTTAACCAAGTTTATGTTGTCAATGTTGAGAGAGAATAAGAATTCATTAATGGCCATAGAACAATTTTCAGCACTTTTGGCTCTGGAAGCTCCTTCGGCATCGTAGCAAGGCTCAGTGGAGCCAGTACTGTCATCGGGACGTAAAGTTTGGAGAAAAGCCCTAGTAAGGACCATAAGTGTTTGAATGTATCTTCTATTTCCAGGTCCTAAGACATTCCGGAATCGTTCAAAATACATCCGTAATTGGGAATGGACATGCTCAAgctgaaaaaaagaaagaaagatcaaCAGTTACAATCTCCAAAAGATTTTACTAACTGATTCTCCAATTATCATTCTTAATAACTCAATCTTGGTAGCAAAAAATCAATGTTTCGCATTTGTTTAATTATAGATTGAAAGATTTTGCAGTAAGTTCCTCAAAGTTTCCTTTACATACCTGTGACAAAGTAATTTTTGAATCATGCATGCTGATAAGAGAGTCAGCCAGATTGTGAGCCTCGTCTATAATAATGACATTATTCTTTAGATTTAAACCAAGTGATTCACGTGATGATTTTGAAAGAAGAGACTGATAGGGAAGAACTACAAGATCAGCTGCAGGGGCAACACTTCGGGAACCATAATAAGGACAAGTTCCTATCCTTCTTCCAAGGTGAACAAGGTCTTCAATATCCAAGGCTCCCTCATCATAGATCTCACTCCTGAACTGTTTCTGAAGTTTAAATTTTCGAAGCATCGGACAACCAGAAGAAGCCCTAGTCCGGCGTATTCGTCCTCCTGCACCTAAATTCTGCATATAAATGCCATTGCTTCAGTGCCGCAGCAATATAAAGTATTTGTATTGAAGTAGAAACTGGCTAGACTGATTGAAAGTTCATCATCAGCCATAAACAGAACAAATAATATACAATCCATTCAAACTGATGAGATTGACACTCAAGTGCATACAATTCCAATGATTCTTAGATATAAGATTGAATAGACATGGTGATCTTTTATAGTTTTGCTAACTCAAGATTTGAAAGTGATCTCAATGAATCTGAAGGAAAGTTATTCATGTTAATGAAGATTCACAACCCTAAATGTGCAACCATGATTCACATTGGTCCACTCATTGCTAACAACAAGAATTACAACTTATGATTAATCAGATCAACTATTCTAGACGAATATGAGAATGAATACCAGTCCTCGTACCTTAGCGGCATGCGTTGGTTTCACTTGTCTATGATAATATAGggaggaaagaaagagatgGTGGTGTTCCTAAGGTTTTGAAAATTAATGAGCAAAATGTAACTGAGATGGAGATCAAAAATACCAACCTACCAACAAGTTCAAAATCTGATTCCAAGTGTTGTCCATCACTAATATTTACTTCTAGTTATGCTTGTAGAGCGATATTGTCTATCAAGTTTACTAGGTAAATTTTGTACTACCAAGAAACAGTGAAGTGAATAAAGTGCGGGGAAATTAATGCTAAGCATAAGTCAGGAATTGCACTTCCTAGATGACAGCAAATTTCAAGAATCATTTACCAAATTCCAAGCTTTGCAACTAATTTAGGCAGGGTAAAGCATCGATAATCATACCTTCATTTTGGAAACGTCCTTTTTCTTACTCTTTTGAAGCTCCAAGCACCTCTCATTAATGTGAATGGAATTGCCAAGCTTCAAAACCCCTGCAACAAAATCCACACAACTAAGTTTACATAAAGCAAACTCAACAGAATGATGGGTCAATACCTTCATTGATGCAGAAGTTCTTCCTAGATCCCAAGCAGACGACCTTTAGCTCAGTAGCAAACACAGTCTTCTTCAACTCCTTTATGAATTGAGAAAGCTGTGAATGTGTCCGGCTGCAAAAGTAAATCTTTAATGATGACTCTTCCTCgccttcatcatcaaaactgtTGCCTTCCTCTTCATCGTCACTGGACGAACTAACCACAGAACCGGCCTTCCTCTTAGAATTAGATAGCCAGTTGTCAAAACCACCTTCCCCTTCACTTTCATATTCTTCAACCAAGAACTCCTCATCATTCAACTCCTCTGCGTTCGTTTTCTCTTTTGCATGACAAGCTTCATCGTCCACCCCTCCCTGATTATATAACTCCCCAAACGTTTCCGTATTTCTTTTGTTACCGAGTTTCTTCGACCTAATTCCTTGCcgtttattcttcttctctaacTTCTTTTCCTCGAGTTGATTATCTTTTTCGGCAACGAAGTTTCTCATCCAGTCAGGCTCATCGTCCAAACCAGACTGATTATGGTTGGAATCAACTGTGGCTTCAGAATTCCGCTTCTGCTTCTGATCAGAGAGCCACTGCAAGGCGCTGCATATAATACTGAGCGTCTTCCCGGTCCCTGAAGCATCAATTGCGCATATATATAAGGTAAGCAAACAGAAAAACCAATTCAACATAGATAGGCCAGTACCAGTAGGGCTTTCGAGCATAGAAATGCCTCCTCTGTCGAGAGATTGATAGAGAGCGTTCATGAAATCGATCTGAATGGAGTAGGGCTTGAATGGAAACGCCGCAAATTTCAACTCACTTTTCCCTTCCATTTTCGCCTTTGTTCCGTGGATTTCTTCTTCGTGTTCTTCCAATTATACACCTATCTGCTCGATCGCACTTTCCATCACATTCGAATCGCGGAATCGCGTCTTCCCGCTCTTTCTTCCCCGTCCATCGGCGCCAGGCTGCGAGCCCTACAATCCCAAGAAACGGACATTGAAATTGGGTTGGGCCCTGTGGATTTCTGTCCACTGGGCTAACTACCATAGGCCCATTTTACGGTTCAATAACCAGGTTCATACCATTTCCAAATGGAAGCAATTATATGTAATacctaaatttgattttatatatttatcccatataattaactaaaataatttttttaattagaaatatTGGTATTATTAAATCAACTTCAAACAATTATtagatcaaattttaaaatcttttaatttaatgattttactCGGGAGTGCTAGTGGATCTAAGTACTAGAGTTAAAAATTAAGTCAAATCGATATTATTGGATCgggttaatttattattattattattattttttaatttgatttagtttGGTTTTATGTATTTTGACTTAATTAGTATTGGGTTGGGTTAAAATATTAGGGTCCATCCTAACCCAACTCCAACAAGTATAAAagcccattttttttaaaataattttcaagtgattttgttttttttttttaatttatattaaaataatttttataaatattaatattttattaatactagattctaattttatattatataatttcatattttttttgaaaagaaaactcaacCAAAGTTCATTTAAGATTGagtaatttagtttatttaaatctaaaattcCGGAATAAAATTCTGACTGTATTTAGTCAAAATGGTTGGGCCGAATTGGGCTTGAGCCCGTCTATTGTGGAACCCTAAAGCACATACAGATACGTGGGTACATAAAAGCTGTTTTTTATGTAGTATATAAAACCCGTCTTCCTCCAAAATAGTCGATCCAAAcattagggttagggttagggttcgGGTTTTCCCGCAGCTGCGCAACAATGGtaacacactctctctctctctctctctctctctctctctctgtgcgcAATGATGTGATTCACttatattta is from Diospyros lotus cultivar Yz01 chromosome 2, ASM1463336v1, whole genome shotgun sequence and encodes:
- the LOC127795942 gene encoding uncharacterized protein LOC127795942 translates to MEGKSELKFAAFPFKPYSIQIDFMNALYQSLDRGGISMLESPTGTGKTLSIICSALQWLSDQKQKRNSEATVDSNHNQSGLDDEPDWMRNFVAEKDNQLEEKKLEKKNKRQGIRSKKLGNKRNTETFGELYNQGGVDDEACHAKEKTNAEELNDEEFLVEEYESEGEGGFDNWLSNSKRKAGSVVSSSSDDEEEGNSFDDEGEEESSLKIYFCSRTHSQLSQFIKELKKTVFATELKVVCLGSRKNFCINEGVLKLGNSIHINERCLELQKSKKKDVSKMKNLGAGGRIRRTRASSGCPMLRKFKLQKQFRSEIYDEGALDIEDLVHLGRRIGTCPYYGSRSVAPAADLVVLPYQSLLSKSSRESLGLNLKNNVIIIDEAHNLADSLISMHDSKITLSQLEHVHSQLRMYFERFRNVLGPGNRRYIQTLMVLTRAFLQTLRPDDSTGSTEPCYDAEGASRAKSAENCSMAINEFLFSLNIDNINLVKLLRYIKESNIIYKVSGYGDKAASLHNGSPLTNGDGSSEGHSSPSSFQALVDILVALTNKDGDGRIIISRRLACSGQEGGFLKYVMLCGEKIFSEIADQAHAVILAGGTLQPVEETRERLFPSLTPDQLHFFSCSHIVPPERILPVSVSRGPSGQSFDFSYGSRSLPTMIEELGLLLCNIVTVVPEGIVVFFSSFDYEGQVYDAWKASGILARIAKKKLVFREPRRSTDVEVVLKEYKNTIDASSNVNLGGATLLHNGAVLLAVVGGKVSEGINFSDGMGRCIVMVGLPYPTPSDIELIERVKHIESIGDKTSKIHEVYDCYNGDIKVGFDILRSCTRRGKEYYENLAMKAVNQSIGRAIRHIDDYAAILLVDARYAVDSSKRSFCHPTDKLPQWIKGRLISKTENYGQVHKLLHQFFKFNKEGLSKKSHQISSLI